In Vespula vulgaris chromosome 7, iyVesVulg1.1, whole genome shotgun sequence, a single window of DNA contains:
- the LOC127065011 gene encoding aarF domain-containing kinase 1, whose protein sequence is MIILRKLLKTAAIGAIAVGTFASLRANEYDIGSIGIVRLGRAAVTVFIIGNYYKRELYDSSLKSTSPEYLELKSKVHKYGAERLLELCCANKGVYIKVGQHIGALDYLLPQEYVSTMRVLHSSAPPSSFKDVLRVIKEDFKKDPYDIFEVIDPIPLGTASLAQVHKAVLKNGTVVAVKVQHRTVKTNAFVDIKTMSTLVKITSYIFPDFKFDWLVDESKKNIPQELDFTQEGRNAEKIQSLLSHYHWLIIPKIYWDLSSQRVLTMEFLEGGQINDLQYLRSKKLNPYEVSSKLGRLYSHMIFINGFVHSDPHPGNILVRNNNSEAEIILLDHGLYATLSNEFRWEYSKLWLAILNGDKAAMQHHCTNLGVGDLYGLLSCMVSGRTWDTIMSGVQKKKYDKHEKELFQQEIPNLLPQISDVLQRVNRQMLLILKTNDLMRGIEHLLQTQNRMSSFMEMSKYCIHSVYGEKLKFSTSEWKRWELTLLEQWALIKLSFYYIYLGLFHFDINKSIESYWANDFYVF, encoded by the coding sequence ATGATTATATTACGAAAATTGTTGAAAACTGCTGCAATAGGTGCAATAGCTGTAGGCACTTTCGCATCTTTAAGAGCTAACGAATATGATATTGGATCAATCGGTATTGTACGTCTTGGGCGTGCTGCTGTTACTGTTTTTATAATAGGTAATTACTATAAAAGGGAACTTTATGATAGCAGTTTAAAAAGTACATCACCAGAATATTtagaattaaaatcaaaagtaCACAAATATGGAGCAGAACGTCTTCTTGAACTTTGTTGCGCCAATaaaggtgtatatataaaagttggTCAGCATATTGGAGCATTGGATTATTTGTTGCCACAAGAATATGTTAGTACAATGCGTGTTTTGCACAGTTCtgcaccaccatcatcatttAAAGACGTTCTCAGAGtgataaaagaagatttcaAAAAAGATCCATATGATATATTTGAAGTCATCGATCCTATACCCTTGGGTACTGCTAGTCTTGCACAAGTTCATAAAGCTGTACTTAAAAATGGCACTGTGGTTGCTGTTAAAGTCCAACACCGTACCGTCAAAACCAATGCTTTTGTTGACATAAAAACTATGTCTACATTAGTGAAAATTAcatcttatatttttccaGACTTTAAATTTGATTGGTTAGTTgatgaaagtaagaaaaatataccaCAAGAATTGGATTTCACtcaagaaggaagaaatgcAGAAAAGATACAAAGTCTTCTTTCTCATTACCATTGGTTAATAATACCAAAGATATATTGGGATTTATCATCTCAACGTGTTTTAACTATGGAATTCTTAGAAGGTGGTCAAATTAATGATCTTCAATATCTACGaagcaaaaaattaaatccGTACGAAGTTAGCAGTAAATTGGGCCGTTTATATAGtcatatgatatttattaatggaTTTGTACATTCTGATCCTCATCCTGGAAACATTCttgttagaaataataattcagaGGCTGAAATAATCCTATTAGATCATGGATTATATGCAACTCTTTCCAATGAGTTTCGATGGGAATATTCTAAGCTATGGTTAGCAATACTGAATGGAGATAAAGCTGCTATGCAACATCACTGTACGAATCTAGGTGTAGGTGATCTTTATGGATTACTATCATGTATGGTATCAGGTAGAACATGGGATACTATAATGTCAGgagtacagaaaaaaaagtatgataaacatgaaaaagaactttttcaACAAGAAATACCTAATCTGTTGCCACAGATTAGTGATGTATTGCAAAGGGTCAATAGACAAATGTTGTTAATTCTTAAAACTAATGATTTAATGCGTGGAATTGAACATTTATTACAGACACAAAATCGAATGTCTTCATTCATGGAAATGTCGAAATATTGCATTCATTCAGTTTatggagaaaaattaaaattttctacaaGTGAATGGAAGCGATGGGAATTAACTCTTCTTGAGCAATGGGCTCTTATTAagttatcattttattatatctacttaggtttatttcattttgacaTAAACAAAAGTATTGAATCATATTGGGCAAatgatttttatgttttttaa